One genomic window of Anticarsia gemmatalis isolate Benzon Research Colony breed Stoneville strain chromosome 23, ilAntGemm2 primary, whole genome shotgun sequence includes the following:
- the LOC142983219 gene encoding glucose dehydrogenase [FAD, quinone]-like, which translates to MLWQPINLSEVCPAHTHVTACSSWGVMYLSLLVQLFGDSKDRRIQEQLRHHSHDSDRYYDRQREHDEYDFIVVGAGSAGGVVANRLTANKNWKVLLLEAGTEQPDVTLVPGLSHALLGSNIDWQYTTMPDGKACLARPGGRCSWPRGKTMGGSSSINSMIYVRGNRVDYDGWAALGNDGWSYKDVLPFFKLSEQNLDHEGFNRKYHGVHGEQSVSHYPYIDVPSRMIIDAYNEVGLPPVDINAAQQVGGTEIQTFSRHGERVSVNNAFIQPIRYKRKNLTVRIKSEVFKILIDKNKVAYGVKYIRNGKVHTAYARKEVIISAGSINSPKLLMLSGIGPEEHLRKLHIPVIKDLAVGENLQDHVTYNGYLMALPNRTSTLIDFEEMLQEVHEYSEMECKHGPLSSDGPVITVAFMKSNPSLPAPDIQIHVEGTIAKEFLYEPATSDSTDVIPSVFYDGMYPRVMNLTPKSKGRLLLNVTDPHGPPMLFANYFEDPADLMPLIVGTRFFLSLENTRAFKSRGVHFVKKPLPACEHYIWGTDDYTVCLARAYTASGYHPVGTCKMGPKWDKKAVVDPRLRVYGISSLRVIDSSIMPFVVRGNTNAPSIMIGERGVDFVLHDWMNKYDH; encoded by the exons ATGCTTTGGCAGCCTATAAATCTGTCGGAGGTGTGTCCAGCGCATACTCACGTCACAGCGTGTTCATCATGGGGGGTGATGTACCTGAGCCTGCTGGTGCAGCTGTTCGGAGACTCCAAGGACCGCAGGATACAGGAGCAGCTGCGCCACCACTCACACGATAGTGACAGATATTATGATCGCCAACGTGAACACGACGAATATGACTTCATCGTGGTCGGCGCTGGCTCTGCTGGAGGTGTGGTCGCCAATAGACTGACTGCCAATAAGAATTGGAAG GTACTACTGCTCGAAGCAGGTACGGAACAGCCAGATGTGACGCTGGTGCCAGGTCTGTCTCACGCGCTGCTAGGTTCCAACATCGACTGGCAGTATACCACGATGCCTGACGGCAAGGCTTGTCTGGCCAGACCTGGAGGACGGTGCTCATGGCCGAG AGGCAAAACGATGGGTGGATCGAGTTCCATCAACTCCATGATATATGTAAGAGGTAACAGGGTGGACTACGACGGCTGGGCAGCACTCGGCAACGATGGGTGGAGCTATAAGGAC GTGCTGCCGTTCTTCAAACTGTCTGAGCAGAACCTTGACCACGAAGGATTTAACCGTAAATATCACGGCGTACACGGCGAGCAGTCAGTCTCTCATTATCCTTACATAGACGTGCCTTCTAGAATGATCATCGATGCTTATAATGAAGTAGGCTTGCCTCCAGTCGATATCAACGCGGCTCAGCAAGTAGGCGGTACGGAAATACAGACTTTCTCCCGACACGGAGAGAGAGTATCCGTCAACAATGCTTTCATACAACCCATACGATACAAACGTAAGAATCTTACAGTAAGAATCAAGTCAGAGGTCTTCAAAATACTTATAGATAAGAACAAGGTCGCATACGGCGTCAAATACATCAGAAATGGAAAGGTTCACACCGCATATGCGAGAAAAGAAGTTATCATAAGCGCTGGCAGTATTAACTCTCCGAAATTATTGATGTTGTCTGGTATAGGCCCTGAAGAACATCTCAGAAAACTACATATACCGGTGATCAAAGATTTGGCTGTTGGAGAAAATTTACAAGATCATGTGACATACAATGGGTACCTCATGGCGCTACCTAATAGAACATCAACTTTGATAGACTTTGAGGAAATGTTACAAGAAGTCCACGAGTACAGTGAAATGGAATGTAAACATGGTCCTCTGTCGTCTGATGGACCAGTCATTACTGTTGCGTTTATGAAGAGTAATCCTAGTTTGCCAGCACCGGACATACAGATACACGTAGAAGGTACAATAGCGAAAGAATTTCTGTACGAGCCAGCGACGTCAGACAGCACTGATGTCATACCTTCTGTGTTCTACGACGGCATGTACCCGAGAGTAATGAACTTGACTCCAAAGAGCAAAGGAAGACTACTCCTGAACGTCACAGACCCTCACGGTCCACCGATGTTGTTCGCTAATTACTTCGAGGACCCAGCAGATCTGATGCCTTTGATCGTAGGCACAAGATTTTTCTTGTCTTTGGAGAACACAAGAGCTTTCAAATCTCGTGGAGTTCATTTTGTAAAGAAACCATTGCCAGCCTGTGAACACTACATATGGGGTACTGATGACTATACAGTCTGTTTGGCAAGGGCTTACACTGCTTCCGGTTATCACCCTGTAGGTACTTGTAAGATGGGTCCTAAATGGGACAAGAAAGCGGTCGTGGACCCTAGATTGAGGGTGTATGGTATCTCTAGTCTGAGAGTGATAGACTCCTCAATAATGCCGTTCGTAGTTCGAGGTAACACTAATGCACCAAGTATAATGATCGGTGAGCGAGGAGTGGACTTCGTTCTTCACGACTGGATGAATAAATATGACCATTAA